In a genomic window of Cytobacillus sp. FSL H8-0458:
- the pheT gene encoding phenylalanine--tRNA ligase subunit beta, with the protein MFVSYKWLQEYVDLSGVTPAELAEKITKSGIEVEGVEVLNEGIKGVVVGHVLEREQHPNADKLNKCLVDTGAGEPVQIICGAPNVDKGQKVAVATVGAVLPGNFKIKRAKLRGEESNGMICSLQELGIESKLIAKEYSEGIYVFPNDTEVGQDALEQLNRDDQILELGLTPNRSDCLSMLGVAYEVAAILGREVKLPEPQADSISEKASDYIEVQVDAKEDNPLYVAKVVKNVKVGPSPVWMQARLMAAGIRPHNNVVDITNYILLEYGQPLHAFDYDRLGSKQILVRRANDGEVIITLDDAKRKLTSDHLLITNGTEPIALAGVMGGANSEVQSDTKNVLIESAYFKGATVRKASKDHGLRSEASARFEKGVDPNRVRAAGERAVQLLAQYAGGEVLEGSAEADALQVEPAVVSVTLEKINRVLGTKLSMKEVEDIFARLQFATNTDNDTITVTVPTRRGDITIEEDLIEEVGRLFGYDNLASTLPVGSSTPGHLTQYQNKRRLVRRCLEGAGLYQAVTYSLTNEAKATQYALEERKPVQLAMPMSEDRSLLRLSIVPQLLEVLKYNSARQNDSLAVYETGAVFLSNGEEELPEEREHLAGAVTGLWHSHPWQGEKKPVDFYVVKGILEGLFEKLGLSDKIEFRQAQKDGMHPGRTAEVLLSGESVGFVGQIHPTVEKELDLKETYAFELSLKAILEEEVSPLQYEAIPRFPSITRDIALVADQGTAAGELKGIIKEAGGKLLKDVHVFDLYEGERMEPGKKSLAFSLKYFDPERTLTDEDVTKAHDKVLEAVKEKAGAVLRG; encoded by the coding sequence ATGTTCGTTTCATATAAATGGCTGCAGGAATATGTTGATTTATCAGGCGTTACACCTGCAGAGCTTGCAGAAAAGATTACTAAAAGCGGTATTGAAGTTGAAGGCGTAGAGGTTTTGAATGAAGGCATCAAAGGTGTTGTTGTAGGGCATGTCCTTGAAAGGGAACAGCACCCAAATGCTGATAAACTGAATAAATGTTTAGTCGATACAGGGGCTGGTGAGCCTGTACAGATCATATGCGGTGCCCCGAATGTGGATAAGGGACAGAAAGTGGCCGTGGCTACAGTAGGAGCTGTGCTTCCAGGCAATTTTAAAATAAAGCGTGCCAAGCTTCGCGGTGAAGAATCGAATGGTATGATCTGTTCGCTTCAAGAGCTCGGCATTGAAAGCAAGCTGATTGCAAAGGAATACTCTGAAGGCATTTATGTTTTTCCTAATGATACAGAGGTTGGCCAGGATGCTCTTGAACAGCTTAATCGTGACGACCAGATTCTGGAGCTTGGATTGACTCCGAACCGCTCTGACTGCTTAAGCATGCTGGGTGTTGCATATGAAGTGGCAGCTATTTTAGGAAGGGAAGTAAAGCTTCCTGAGCCGCAGGCTGATTCTATTTCTGAAAAAGCTTCTGATTATATTGAAGTTCAGGTGGACGCAAAAGAAGATAATCCTCTTTACGTTGCGAAGGTTGTAAAAAATGTAAAGGTTGGCCCATCTCCGGTATGGATGCAGGCGCGTTTAATGGCAGCAGGCATTCGTCCTCACAATAACGTGGTGGATATCACAAACTATATTTTGCTTGAATACGGCCAGCCGCTGCATGCTTTCGATTATGACCGGCTGGGATCAAAGCAAATCCTTGTCCGCAGAGCAAATGATGGCGAAGTGATTATCACTCTTGATGATGCAAAGCGTAAGTTAACATCAGATCATCTTTTAATAACAAATGGGACAGAGCCAATTGCACTTGCGGGTGTCATGGGCGGGGCCAATTCTGAAGTACAGTCGGACACAAAAAATGTACTTATCGAATCAGCGTATTTTAAAGGGGCAACGGTTAGAAAAGCTTCAAAAGACCATGGATTAAGAAGCGAAGCAAGTGCACGCTTTGAAAAAGGTGTGGATCCAAACAGAGTTAGAGCTGCTGGGGAAAGAGCTGTTCAATTGCTTGCACAATATGCGGGCGGGGAAGTGCTTGAAGGTTCTGCGGAAGCAGATGCACTGCAAGTGGAGCCTGCTGTTGTGTCTGTAACGCTTGAAAAAATCAATCGTGTCCTTGGCACGAAATTATCCATGAAAGAAGTAGAGGATATTTTTGCCCGACTTCAATTTGCAACGAATACTGATAACGATACAATTACAGTTACAGTTCCAACTCGCAGAGGCGACATCACGATTGAAGAAGACCTGATTGAAGAAGTTGGCCGATTATTTGGCTACGATAACCTGGCATCAACTTTACCGGTTGGTTCATCAACACCAGGGCATCTTACTCAATACCAGAACAAACGCAGATTGGTCCGCCGCTGCCTTGAAGGTGCGGGACTTTATCAGGCAGTAACTTATTCATTAACAAATGAAGCAAAAGCGACTCAATATGCACTGGAAGAACGCAAGCCTGTGCAGCTGGCAATGCCTATGAGTGAAGATCGCAGTCTGCTTCGATTAAGTATTGTTCCTCAGCTTCTGGAGGTATTAAAATATAATTCGGCTCGCCAGAACGACAGCCTGGCTGTTTATGAAACAGGAGCAGTGTTCCTCTCCAATGGAGAAGAGGAATTGCCTGAAGAGCGTGAGCATCTTGCCGGTGCGGTTACTGGCCTATGGCACAGCCATCCATGGCAGGGAGAAAAGAAGCCGGTTGATTTCTACGTTGTAAAAGGTATCCTTGAAGGATTATTTGAAAAGCTGGGACTTTCTGATAAGATTGAATTCCGTCAAGCGCAAAAGGATGGAATGCATCCTGGCAGAACTGCAGAAGTATTGCTTTCCGGGGAATCAGTGGGATTTGTTGGCCAAATCCATCCGACTGTCGAAAAAGAGCTTGATTTGAAAGAAACCTATGCATTTGAGCTATCATTAAAGGCGATTCTGGAAGAAGAAGTTTCACCTTTGCAGTATGAAGCTATTCCGCGTTTCCCTTCAATCACAAGAGATATTGCACTTGTAGCAGATCAGGGAACTGCAGCAGGCGAGCTTAAAGGTATCATTAAAGAAGCTGGCGGCAAATTATTGAAAGACGTCCATGTTTTTGACTTGTACGAAGGCGAACGGATGGAGCCAGGCAAAAAATCGCTTGCTTTCTCCCTTAAATACTTCGACCCTGAACGTACTCTAACGGATGAAGATGTAACAAAAGCGCATGACAAAGTATTAGAAGCTGTGAAGGAAAAAGCCGGAGCAGTATTGAGAGGATAA
- the rnhC gene encoding ribonuclease HIII has protein sequence MSQVVLLKKASEISKMKAHYSGSLNDKQPPGSVFAAKVPGCSITAYKSGKVLFQGSGCEAEAKKWGDTAHSAQPSKKTSPAAANLPENISSLSVIGSDEVGTGDYFGPITVVAAYVKKEQIPLLKELGVKDSKNLGDEKIIEIAKQIKDIVPHSLLTLHNEKYNKLQQSGMSQGKIKALLHNQAIGHVLGKISPEKPEAILIDQFAKEEIYFNYLKNQQTIQRERVFFSTKAEGIHLAVAAASILARYAFVRHFENLSTKAGFRLTKGAGPKVDEAAARLIKEKGREVLPSFVKLHFANTEKAMKLYSRKYN, from the coding sequence ATGAGCCAGGTAGTACTTTTAAAAAAAGCAAGTGAAATCTCAAAAATGAAGGCCCATTATTCAGGCAGCCTAAATGACAAGCAGCCTCCAGGAAGCGTATTTGCTGCAAAAGTGCCAGGATGTTCGATCACTGCCTATAAATCAGGCAAGGTCCTCTTCCAGGGGAGCGGATGTGAAGCAGAGGCTAAAAAGTGGGGAGATACCGCACACAGTGCACAGCCCAGCAAAAAAACCAGCCCTGCCGCAGCAAATCTCCCGGAAAATATCAGTTCCCTTTCAGTCATAGGTTCAGATGAAGTGGGCACCGGGGATTATTTTGGCCCCATTACGGTGGTTGCAGCTTACGTAAAAAAAGAGCAAATCCCTTTGCTGAAGGAGCTTGGAGTTAAGGATTCAAAAAATCTGGGAGATGAAAAAATCATTGAAATCGCAAAACAGATTAAAGATATCGTTCCCCACAGCCTATTAACACTGCATAATGAAAAATACAATAAGCTTCAGCAATCAGGGATGTCACAGGGGAAAATTAAAGCATTGCTGCACAATCAGGCAATCGGGCATGTTCTAGGAAAAATCTCTCCTGAAAAGCCTGAAGCCATTCTGATTGACCAATTTGCCAAGGAAGAAATTTACTTCAACTATTTGAAAAACCAGCAGACCATACAGAGGGAGCGGGTCTTTTTCAGCACAAAAGCGGAAGGAATTCATCTGGCAGTTGCAGCAGCATCCATCCTGGCACGCTATGCGTTTGTGCGCCACTTTGAAAACCTTAGCACAAAGGCCGGTTTCCGGCTCACTAAAGGCGCCGGTCCGAAGGTTGATGAGGCAGCTGCCCGGCTTATTAAGGAAAAAGGGCGAGAGGTATTGCCTTCTTTTGTAAAACTGCACTTTGCGAATACTGAAAAGGCAATGAAGCTGTATAGCAGGAAGTACAACTGA
- the zapA gene encoding cell division protein ZapA, whose translation MSEIQRNRTSVDIYGQQYVIVGSESSSHVRLVASLVDDKMREISSKNPSLDISKLAVLTAVNAVNDYIKLTDRLERLENELNRVKDGK comes from the coding sequence TTGTCAGAGATACAAAGAAACCGAACAAGTGTAGATATTTATGGACAGCAATATGTAATAGTTGGCTCAGAAAGCTCCAGCCATGTTCGCCTTGTCGCTTCGCTGGTTGACGATAAAATGCGTGAGATCAGTTCGAAGAATCCTTCACTCGACATTAGTAAGCTGGCCGTGCTGACCGCAGTCAATGCTGTTAATGATTATATAAAGCTAACAGACCGTCTGGAACGGCTGGAAAACGAATTAAATAGAGTAAAGGACGGAAAGTAG
- a CDS encoding CvpA family protein, whose translation MLDLAIIIILVFGFLIGLKRGFILQLIHLTGFIIAFIVARMYYGELAPKLTLWVPYPSFSSDSAIKTLFENADLEDAYYRAIAFVVIFFAVKILLQIIGSMLDFVAHLPVLKQLNVWAGGILGFIEVYLIMFILLYIAALVPIEVLQGPINNSFMAELMVKNTPVLSNQLKEMWVEYMAA comes from the coding sequence ATGCTGGATCTTGCAATTATCATTATTTTGGTTTTTGGTTTTTTAATAGGCTTGAAAAGAGGGTTTATCCTCCAATTAATTCATCTCACCGGATTCATTATTGCTTTCATTGTTGCCCGTATGTATTACGGTGAGCTTGCGCCTAAGCTGACCTTATGGGTGCCATATCCAAGCTTTAGCAGTGACTCGGCGATTAAGACGTTATTTGAGAATGCAGATCTTGAAGATGCTTACTATCGCGCCATTGCATTTGTCGTGATTTTTTTTGCGGTAAAAATATTACTTCAGATTATTGGAAGCATGCTCGACTTTGTTGCCCATCTTCCGGTCCTGAAACAGCTGAATGTTTGGGCTGGCGGAATTCTCGGATTTATCGAAGTCTATCTTATCATGTTTATTCTATTATACATAGCAGCACTCGTTCCAATTGAAGTCCTGCAGGGGCCGATCAATAATTCCTTTATGGCAGAATTAATGGTTAAGAATACGCCTGTTCTCTCTAACCAGCTCAAAGAAATGTGGGTTGAATATATGGCTGCGTAA
- the polX gene encoding DNA polymerase/3'-5' exonuclease PolX, which produces MGINKKDVVRLLETIAVYMELKGENPFKTAAFRKAALALESNDESLTEIDDFTKLSGIGKGTAAVIEEYIKEGKSSVLDELKEEVPAGLIPLLQLPGLGGKKIAKLYKELGVENAADLEDACRNKKVRGLAGFGEKSEDKILSALENAGTRPERLPLAFMLPIAEGIEAALAEMKDINKYSRAGSLRRMRETIKDLDFIIATDNPASVKEQLLSLAGIKEVIAAGDTKVSVVFQHSYDISADFRLVEPHEFATTLHHFTGSKDHNVRMRQLAKERGEKISEYGVENTETGEILTFKDEEEFYAHFGLPLFPPEIREDGKEVDEYTQDMELISLEDIKGDLHMHSTWSDGAYSIEEMIEACRARGYKYMAITDHSQYLRVANGLTAERLRRQKEEIKQLNEQFSDFTILSGVEMDILPDGSLDYDDELLEELDIVIASIHSSFSQPKEKIMDRLKTALQNAHVDIIAHPTGRLIGRREGYEVDMEMLIELARETNTALELNANPNRLDLAAEHIRQAQEAGVKIVINTDAHKIDTLNHMEIGVSAAKKGWIKKESVLNAMETEDLLKFLRERQ; this is translated from the coding sequence ATGGGCATAAATAAAAAAGATGTTGTCAGACTTTTAGAAACAATCGCTGTTTATATGGAGTTAAAAGGAGAAAATCCGTTCAAGACAGCCGCCTTCCGAAAAGCGGCACTCGCACTTGAATCAAATGATGAAAGCTTGACTGAAATTGATGACTTTACAAAGCTATCCGGTATTGGAAAAGGAACCGCTGCTGTTATAGAGGAGTACATCAAAGAAGGAAAGTCTTCCGTTCTGGATGAACTGAAAGAAGAAGTCCCTGCTGGATTAATTCCTCTGCTTCAGCTCCCGGGACTTGGCGGCAAGAAAATTGCCAAGCTATATAAAGAGCTGGGCGTCGAAAATGCTGCAGACCTTGAGGATGCATGCCGCAATAAGAAGGTCCGGGGACTGGCAGGCTTCGGGGAAAAATCTGAAGATAAGATACTCTCTGCCCTTGAAAATGCAGGAACCAGACCGGAACGGCTCCCGCTTGCATTCATGCTGCCGATAGCAGAAGGCATAGAAGCAGCCCTGGCTGAAATGAAGGATATAAATAAGTATTCAAGGGCAGGAAGCTTAAGGAGAATGAGGGAAACAATCAAAGACCTCGACTTTATTATAGCTACTGACAATCCTGCTTCTGTCAAAGAACAGTTATTAAGTCTAGCCGGCATCAAAGAAGTAATTGCCGCAGGAGATACAAAGGTTTCCGTGGTGTTTCAGCATTCCTATGATATATCGGCTGATTTCCGATTAGTTGAGCCGCATGAATTTGCTACAACACTCCATCACTTTACTGGATCAAAGGACCATAATGTCAGAATGCGCCAGCTTGCAAAAGAGCGCGGGGAAAAAATCAGTGAATATGGAGTCGAAAATACAGAAACAGGCGAAATCCTTACTTTTAAAGATGAAGAGGAATTTTACGCCCATTTCGGACTTCCGCTCTTCCCGCCTGAAATTAGAGAAGATGGGAAAGAAGTGGATGAATATACGCAAGACATGGAATTAATATCTCTTGAAGATATTAAGGGTGATCTTCATATGCACTCAACCTGGAGTGATGGTGCCTATTCCATAGAGGAAATGATCGAAGCGTGCCGTGCCCGCGGCTATAAATACATGGCTATTACAGACCATTCCCAGTACCTGAGAGTGGCGAACGGTTTAACAGCCGAAAGGCTTCGCAGACAGAAAGAAGAAATAAAGCAGCTTAATGAGCAATTCAGTGATTTCACAATATTATCAGGGGTAGAAATGGATATTTTGCCTGACGGATCGCTCGATTATGACGATGAACTTCTGGAGGAGCTGGACATTGTCATTGCTTCCATCCATTCTTCTTTTTCACAGCCGAAGGAAAAAATCATGGACCGTTTGAAAACGGCGCTGCAGAATGCCCATGTAGACATTATTGCCCACCCTACGGGAAGATTGATCGGCCGCAGGGAAGGCTATGAAGTAGACATGGAAATGCTCATCGAGCTCGCCAGGGAAACAAATACAGCCCTTGAGCTGAATGCAAATCCGAACCGGCTTGATCTTGCTGCTGAACATATCAGACAAGCTCAGGAAGCCGGTGTGAAAATAGTGATTAATACAGATGCACATAAAATAGACACTCTAAATCACATGGAAATCGGTGTTTCTGCGGCAAAGAAAGGATGGATCAAGAAAGAATCCGTTCTAAATGCCATGGAAACAGAAGATTTGCTCAAATTTCTGAGAGAACGCCAGTAA
- a CDS encoding endonuclease MutS2, giving the protein MQERVLKILEFNKVKEQLLEHVSSSLGRKKAINILPSTDYEEVIRRQEETDEAVTVLRIKGNVPLGGIFDIRPHVKRAVIGGMLSPQELNQIASTIHASRQMKRFIEEFAEEESSLPILLGYTDKIIVLADLETSIRNAVDDNGEVLDSASETLRSLRNQLRTKESRVRERLESMIRSSSAQKMLSDAIITIRNDRFVIPVKQEYRGHYGGIIHDQSSSGQTLFIEPASIVQLNNELQGIRVKEQQEIERILIALSGQTAENSSELETIVDVLGEVDFTFAKARYSKRIKASKPKINNQGKISLFKARHPLIPIDEVVANDIKLGDDYSTIVITGPNTGGKTVTLKTVGLCTLMAQAGLQIPALDGSETAVFGNVYADIGDEQSIEQSLSTFSSHMVNIVDILNQVDFNSLVLFDELGAGTDPQEGAALAISILDEVYKRGARVIATTHYPELKAYGYNREGVINASVEFDIETLSPTYKLLIGVPGRSNAFEISKRLGLNDQVIETARSYIGTDTNQVENMIASLEESRRQAEADMAEANDFLKSAEKLHKDLQKQMAEFYEQKDAMHEKAAEKAGDIVEKAKAEAEEIIRDLRKMRMEKHAEVKEHELIEAKKRLSDAAPQISTAKNKLKPKNNKHVFEAGDEVKVLSFGQKGHLLEKVSENEWLVQIGILKMKVAEKDLEYIKSPKPVETKPVATVKGRDFHVSLELDLRGERYENALLRVEKYIDDALLAGYPRVSIIHGKGTGALRQGVQEYLRNHRSVKKIRFGEAGEGGTGVTIVEFK; this is encoded by the coding sequence ATGCAAGAAAGAGTATTGAAGATACTTGAGTTCAATAAAGTGAAGGAACAGCTGCTGGAACATGTTTCTTCATCCTTGGGAAGAAAAAAGGCCATAAATATTCTTCCTTCAACTGACTATGAAGAAGTAATCCGCAGGCAGGAAGAAACAGATGAAGCCGTAACAGTGCTTAGAATTAAAGGGAATGTACCGCTTGGCGGCATTTTTGATATCCGTCCTCATGTGAAGCGGGCGGTTATTGGCGGAATGCTAAGTCCCCAGGAACTTAACCAGATAGCCAGCACGATTCATGCAAGCAGGCAGATGAAACGATTCATCGAGGAATTTGCCGAGGAAGAAAGCAGTCTGCCGATCTTATTGGGGTATACAGATAAAATTATCGTTCTGGCCGATTTGGAAACATCTATCCGCAATGCGGTCGATGACAATGGGGAAGTTCTTGATAGTGCGAGCGAGACTCTCCGTTCCCTTCGAAATCAGCTTCGTACGAAAGAATCGCGTGTAAGGGAGCGGCTGGAGAGTATGATTCGGTCTTCCAGTGCACAAAAAATGCTTTCCGATGCGATTATTACAATCCGAAATGACCGATTTGTCATACCTGTAAAGCAGGAGTACCGGGGGCATTATGGAGGCATAATCCATGACCAAAGTTCATCAGGCCAGACATTATTCATTGAGCCCGCGTCCATTGTTCAGCTGAACAATGAATTACAGGGCATCAGGGTAAAAGAACAGCAGGAGATTGAACGGATTCTCATAGCGCTATCAGGACAGACAGCTGAGAATAGCAGTGAACTGGAAACCATTGTAGATGTGCTCGGAGAAGTCGATTTTACGTTTGCGAAAGCCAGATACAGTAAACGCATCAAAGCCTCCAAGCCAAAAATTAATAATCAAGGGAAAATTTCATTATTCAAAGCCCGGCATCCGCTTATACCAATTGATGAAGTGGTGGCAAATGATATAAAGCTTGGAGATGATTATTCAACCATAGTCATAACGGGACCTAATACCGGCGGTAAGACAGTTACCTTAAAAACAGTAGGGCTTTGTACATTAATGGCACAGGCCGGTTTGCAAATTCCGGCGCTTGATGGTTCTGAAACGGCTGTCTTCGGAAATGTTTATGCTGATATCGGAGATGAACAGTCAATTGAACAAAGCTTAAGTACCTTTTCTTCTCATATGGTTAATATCGTGGATATCCTTAACCAGGTTGATTTCAATAGTCTGGTTTTATTCGATGAGCTTGGTGCAGGCACAGATCCGCAGGAAGGTGCAGCTCTCGCGATTTCCATTCTTGATGAAGTATACAAGCGGGGTGCAAGAGTTATTGCCACAACTCATTACCCTGAACTGAAAGCCTATGGCTATAACAGAGAAGGAGTTATCAATGCCAGTGTAGAATTTGATATTGAAACGCTAAGTCCAACCTATAAGCTGCTGATTGGGGTTCCGGGCCGAAGCAATGCTTTTGAAATATCCAAACGGCTTGGGCTCAATGATCAAGTGATTGAGACAGCACGATCCTATATCGGAACAGATACAAATCAGGTTGAAAATATGATTGCTTCGCTGGAGGAAAGCCGCAGACAAGCAGAGGCTGACATGGCCGAAGCCAATGACTTTTTAAAAAGCGCAGAAAAACTCCATAAAGATCTGCAAAAGCAAATGGCTGAATTTTATGAGCAAAAAGATGCTATGCATGAGAAGGCTGCAGAGAAAGCCGGCGATATCGTTGAGAAAGCAAAGGCTGAAGCGGAAGAGATTATCCGTGACTTAAGAAAGATGCGGATGGAGAAACATGCTGAGGTGAAGGAGCATGAGCTGATAGAAGCAAAGAAACGCCTGTCCGATGCTGCACCTCAGATAAGCACAGCCAAAAATAAACTAAAGCCAAAGAATAATAAACACGTTTTTGAAGCCGGCGATGAAGTTAAGGTTCTGAGTTTTGGGCAAAAGGGGCATCTGCTTGAAAAGGTCTCTGAGAACGAATGGCTGGTACAGATTGGTATCCTGAAAATGAAAGTGGCCGAAAAGGATCTGGAATACATTAAAAGCCCAAAACCTGTAGAAACAAAACCGGTCGCAACGGTGAAAGGAAGAGATTTTCACGTAAGCCTTGAGCTTGATTTACGGGGCGAGCGCTATGAAAACGCGCTCTTAAGAGTGGAGAAGTATATAGACGATGCCCTGCTGGCTGGATATCCCCGTGTCTCCATCATTCATGGTAAAGGGACTGGTGCATTGAGGCAGGGTGTTCAGGAATATTTGAGAAATCACAGATCAGTAAAGAAAATCCGGTTTGGAGAAGCTGGAGAAGGCGGCACAGGGGTTACAATCGTTGAATTCAAATAA
- a CDS encoding DUF350 domain-containing protein, whose translation MKEFWENEFIQTAAYYSVVILCMIVFLAVFELVTKYRNWDEIKNGNLAVAMATGGKIFGIANIFRHSIMHNDTLLTMITWGVFGFFLLLIGYFIFEFLTPKFRIDEEIENNNKAVGFISMVLSIGLSYVIGAGLV comes from the coding sequence ATGAAAGAATTTTGGGAAAATGAGTTTATCCAGACAGCTGCTTATTACAGTGTTGTCATTTTGTGTATGATCGTTTTTTTAGCAGTTTTTGAATTAGTCACCAAGTATCGCAATTGGGACGAAATAAAAAACGGGAATCTTGCTGTAGCGATGGCGACCGGCGGGAAAATTTTTGGGATCGCCAATATCTTCAGGCACTCCATCATGCATAATGATACCCTGCTGACAATGATTACCTGGGGAGTTTTTGGCTTCTTTCTTTTGTTAATCGGCTATTTCATATTTGAATTTTTAACACCAAAGTTTAGAATAGACGAAGAAATTGAGAATAATAACAAAGCTGTCGGCTTTATTTCCATGGTGCTGTCAATCGGTTTATCTTATGTAATTGGTGCAGGTTTAGTATAA
- a CDS encoding long-chain-fatty-acid--CoA ligase, with product MAEAKPWLKQYPAEIPSTLSYPKQPVQDYLKNAAEEFPEKIAIHFMGKEFTYKYIYESSLKLAAYLQSLGIEKGDRVAIMLPNTPQSVISYYGILMAGGIVVQTNPLYMERELEYQMKDSEAKAIITMDILFPRVTKVMPQTELKHIIVTAIKDALPFPKNLIYPYIQKKQYGIVVNVKHEGHNHLLTEILKRPAEPLRIHDFDFEEDLALLQYTGGTTGFPKGVMLSHSNLVSNTAMCKAWLYKCRRGEEVVLGILPFFHVYGMTTVMILSVMDAHKMVLLPKFDPETTLKTIHKQRPTLFPGAPTIYIGLLNHPDIKKYDLSSIDSCISGSAALPVEVQQKFEEVTGGKLVEGYGLTESSPVTHANFLWDRPRVKGSIGVPWPDTDAAIFSLETGEALPAGEVGEIAVKGPQVMKGYWNRPEETEQTLRDGWLLTGDLGYMDENGYFYVVDRKKDMIIAGGFNIYPREIEEVLYEHPAVQEVVVAGIPDPYRGETVKAYIVLKEGKEAAEDELDQFARKHLAAYKVPRLYEFRGELPKTAVGKILRRALVDEEKKKFKEEEEKRA from the coding sequence ATGGCAGAAGCAAAACCATGGCTTAAGCAATATCCGGCAGAAATCCCCTCAACTTTGTCATATCCAAAACAGCCGGTACAGGATTATTTGAAAAATGCTGCAGAAGAATTTCCGGAAAAAATAGCAATCCACTTTATGGGTAAGGAATTCACATATAAATATATATATGAATCTTCCCTAAAGCTTGCTGCATATTTGCAGAGTCTTGGAATTGAAAAGGGAGACCGCGTAGCGATCATGCTTCCGAATACTCCTCAGTCCGTTATCAGCTATTACGGAATTCTGATGGCTGGCGGGATTGTTGTCCAGACAAATCCGCTGTACATGGAACGGGAATTGGAATACCAAATGAAAGATTCAGAAGCAAAAGCGATCATTACAATGGATATCTTATTTCCCAGAGTGACCAAAGTGATGCCGCAGACAGAATTGAAGCATATAATTGTAACAGCAATCAAAGATGCACTTCCATTCCCTAAAAATCTAATATATCCTTATATCCAGAAAAAACAGTATGGTATTGTTGTAAATGTAAAACATGAAGGTCATAATCATTTGCTGACAGAAATATTAAAAAGACCGGCTGAGCCTCTTAGAATCCATGACTTCGATTTTGAAGAAGACTTGGCATTATTGCAGTACACAGGCGGCACGACTGGTTTTCCAAAGGGTGTCATGCTATCGCACAGCAACCTGGTATCCAATACAGCAATGTGCAAGGCCTGGCTTTATAAGTGCAGGCGCGGCGAGGAGGTAGTGCTTGGCATACTGCCATTCTTTCACGTGTATGGAATGACAACTGTCATGATTTTATCTGTAATGGATGCGCATAAAATGGTACTCCTCCCGAAGTTTGATCCCGAAACTACCTTGAAAACCATTCATAAACAAAGGCCGACCTTATTTCCTGGCGCCCCTACGATTTACATTGGGCTATTGAACCATCCGGATATAAAAAAATATGATCTATCTTCTATAGACTCCTGCATCAGCGGATCTGCTGCCCTGCCAGTTGAAGTCCAGCAGAAATTTGAGGAAGTAACAGGAGGCAAGCTTGTAGAAGGCTACGGTTTGACTGAATCATCACCTGTTACACATGCAAACTTCTTATGGGATCGCCCCCGCGTCAAAGGCAGTATAGGTGTCCCATGGCCTGATACAGATGCAGCTATTTTTTCACTGGAGACAGGAGAAGCACTTCCGGCAGGAGAAGTTGGCGAAATTGCGGTTAAAGGTCCTCAGGTAATGAAAGGGTATTGGAACCGCCCGGAAGAAACGGAGCAAACCTTAAGAGATGGCTGGCTTCTCACAGGTGATCTGGGCTATATGGATGAGAATGGATATTTCTATGTAGTGGACAGGAAGAAGGATATGATTATTGCAGGGGGATTCAATATTTACCCGCGTGAAATAGAAGAAGTGCTATATGAGCATCCAGCAGTACAGGAAGTGGTTGTGGCTGGTATACCGGACCCGTATCGCGGAGAAACAGTAAAAGCTTATATTGTGCTGAAGGAGGGAAAAGAGGCAGCGGAAGATGAACTGGATCAGTTTGCAAGAAAGCATCTGGCAGCTTATAAAGTTCCACGTCTATATGAATTCCGCGGAGAGCTTCCTAAGACAGCAGTTGGAAAAATACTGAGAAGAGCATTAGTGGATGAAGAAAAGAAGAAATTTAAAGAAGAAGAGGAAAAGCGGGCTTAG